A window of Juglans regia cultivar Chandler chromosome 7, Walnut 2.0, whole genome shotgun sequence contains these coding sequences:
- the LOC109004056 gene encoding glycine-rich protein 23-like, with amino-acid sequence MALSGCLVVFFLCTFLASGLVLADVGGVEDDKHLIHRPHLYKTTGLGRGIFGKGFRHGRFGRGGLGGGGGLGGGGGLGGGGGLGGGGGLGGGAGGGFGGGAGGGGGLGGGGGLGGGGGLGGGAGGGLGGGGGAGGGFGGGSGGGIGGGAGGGGGLGGGGDLSACEPGMACTGGAGGGASGGAGVDAGGAGGGGGLGGGAGGGGGLGGGAGSGGGFGAGGGFGKGGGVGGGLGGGGGGGFGGGGGLGAGGGFGSGGGAGFGGGH; translated from the exons ATGGCTCTCTCTGGCTGTCTTGTGGTTTTTTTCTTGTGCACTTTCCTTGCGAGTGGTTTGGTGTTGGCTGATGTTGGAGGGGTTGAGGATGACAAGCACTTGATTCACCGTCCGCATTTGTACAAGACGACAGGTCTAGGTcgtgggatttttgggaaaggGTTTAGACATGGAAGGTTTGGAAGAGGTGGTCTAGGTGGTGGCGGTGGCcttggtggtggtggcggcctaggtggtggaggtgggcttggtggtggtggtggtcttGGTGGAGGCGCTGGTGGTGGCTTTGGTGGAGGTGCTGGTGGTGGAGGGGGTctaggtggtggaggtgggctTGGTGGGGGTGGTGGTCTAGGTGGAGGAGCTGGGGGTGGTttaggtggtggaggtggtgcTGGTGGTGGCTTTGGTGGTGGTTCTGGTGGAGGCATTGGTGGAGGagctggtggtggtgggggtCTAGGTGGTGGAGGTGACCTGAGTGCGTGTGAGCCTGGCATGGCCTGTACTGGCGGAGCCGGT GGCGGAGCCAGTGGTGGCGCAGGCGTGGACGCAGGTGGTGCAGGTGGTGGCGGAGGtcttggtggtggtgcaggggGTGGTGGAGGccttggtggtggtgcaggtTCTGGGGGAGGGTTTGGAGCGGGAGGAGGGTTTGGCAAAGGTGGAGGTGTTGGTGGTGGACTTGGTGGCGGTGGAGGTGGTGGAtttggtggaggtggtggcttGGGGGCTGGTGGTGGTTTTGGTAGTGGGGGTGGTGCTGGGTTTGGAGGTGGACACTAG